In the Victivallis sp. Marseille-Q1083 genome, one interval contains:
- a CDS encoding DUF4838 domain-containing protein, translating into MKLAGTLLTAILATAAALAAAPLVDNGRSDYRIVVPADAIPAERTAAEELQTFLAEIGGVELPIVAETDGPAIHVGQSPDAARALGIADWQELKPDEICLKTVGLDLYLAGDRPRGSLYAVYEFLEQNLGVRFWTAEVTEVPKQSTIELPLLDYRYAPPFEVRAAGYDLARSDPKFAARLRNNGHGVANPPEWGGDVQLLGGVHTFSDNSPLISVQEYYDAHPEWFSERNGKRLNRHVQLCLSNPELRRELTRKVLAWIRSNPNCQYVSVSQNDNQNYCQCATCTAFVEEHGNQADLLIDAVNEVAAEVAPEFPHVLIETLGYNYTRTPPVTVRPLDNVIVRYCTIEAQSFHCLTDPANRQLEEDLTGWRQVARQLMIWNYVTDFHKYYQPHPNWLTVAPDLQLFRDCGAINVYEQGSWNGGGAAADLGDLRAWQISKLLWNPDLDPEALVEEFVAGYYGPAAGYVHVYLDSMIESVNRHPENIEGCYARSTSSWLDADLLLQAYFAMDEAQRKFRDDPVYGPRVATAAIPVNCTLLERPELFDNAALRGVDYQQLLQTTVAAVKAAGVDRLTEGGLSPEEWQKKLEWQHKLRTGNLENDGSAPAVAAGKACHAWSVERVAELHSLGNELFWETDPAASVGRAVRMPNTHNEWHLQSFDFPHGTFDLYMEVRCDSAKPSGNAIRIGTYDWNSRIEVPKDFPAGDIAGKEYRTVKVGRVDLKDNMCIFIAPIINPAVENIWIDRLILVPVQP; encoded by the coding sequence ATGAAACTTGCCGGTACCCTTTTGACCGCCATTTTGGCCACTGCCGCGGCGCTGGCGGCCGCGCCGCTGGTCGACAACGGCCGGAGCGACTACCGGATCGTCGTTCCGGCGGATGCGATTCCGGCGGAACGGACCGCTGCCGAGGAACTGCAAACCTTTCTGGCCGAAATCGGCGGTGTCGAACTGCCGATCGTCGCCGAAACCGACGGGCCGGCCATCCACGTCGGCCAATCGCCGGACGCCGCCCGGGCGCTCGGCATTGCCGACTGGCAGGAGTTGAAGCCGGACGAAATTTGCCTCAAGACGGTCGGCCTCGACCTCTATCTGGCCGGCGACCGGCCGCGCGGCTCGCTTTATGCAGTCTATGAATTTCTGGAACAAAATCTCGGGGTCCGTTTCTGGACCGCCGAAGTGACCGAGGTTCCCAAGCAATCGACCATCGAACTGCCGCTGCTCGATTACCGCTACGCGCCGCCGTTCGAAGTTCGGGCGGCCGGTTACGATCTGGCCCGTTCCGATCCGAAATTCGCCGCCCGGCTCCGCAACAACGGCCACGGCGTCGCCAATCCGCCGGAATGGGGCGGCGACGTGCAGTTGCTCGGCGGCGTTCATACGTTCAGCGACAATTCGCCGCTGATTTCGGTCCAGGAGTATTATGACGCGCACCCGGAATGGTTTTCGGAGCGCAACGGCAAGCGGTTGAACCGGCACGTCCAGCTCTGCCTGAGCAACCCGGAACTGCGCCGGGAATTGACCCGCAAAGTACTGGCCTGGATCCGGTCCAACCCGAACTGCCAATACGTCTCCGTCTCTCAGAACGACAACCAGAATTACTGCCAGTGCGCAACCTGCACCGCTTTCGTCGAGGAGCACGGCAACCAGGCCGATCTGCTGATCGACGCGGTCAACGAGGTGGCGGCGGAAGTCGCTCCGGAATTTCCGCACGTTCTCATTGAAACGCTCGGTTACAATTATACCCGCACTCCGCCGGTAACCGTCCGGCCGCTGGACAACGTCATCGTCCGCTACTGCACCATCGAAGCGCAGAGCTTCCACTGCCTGACCGACCCGGCAAACCGGCAACTGGAAGAGGATCTGACCGGCTGGCGGCAGGTCGCCAGGCAATTGATGATCTGGAATTACGTGACCGATTTTCACAAATATTACCAGCCGCACCCCAACTGGCTGACGGTGGCGCCGGATCTGCAGTTGTTCCGCGACTGCGGCGCCATCAACGTCTACGAACAGGGTTCCTGGAATGGCGGCGGCGCCGCCGCCGACCTCGGCGACCTGCGCGCCTGGCAGATCAGCAAACTGCTGTGGAATCCCGACCTCGACCCGGAGGCGCTGGTCGAAGAGTTCGTCGCCGGTTATTACGGTCCGGCGGCAGGGTACGTCCATGTTTACCTCGACTCGATGATCGAATCGGTCAACCGCCATCCGGAAAATATTGAAGGCTGTTACGCCCGCTCAACCAGCAGTTGGCTCGACGCGGATCTGCTGCTGCAAGCCTACTTCGCCATGGACGAAGCGCAACGGAAATTCCGGGACGATCCGGTTTACGGTCCACGGGTGGCCACCGCCGCCATCCCGGTCAATTGCACGTTGCTGGAACGGCCGGAACTGTTCGACAATGCCGCGCTGCGCGGCGTCGATTACCAGCAATTGCTGCAAACTACCGTGGCGGCCGTCAAGGCGGCCGGCGTCGACCGGTTGACCGAAGGCGGCCTCAGCCCGGAAGAGTGGCAAAAGAAGCTGGAGTGGCAGCACAAGCTGCGGACCGGCAACCTGGAAAATGATGGCAGCGCGCCGGCGGTGGCGGCCGGAAAAGCGTGCCATGCCTGGAGCGTCGAACGGGTCGCCGAACTGCATTCGCTGGGCAATGAGCTGTTCTGGGAAACCGATCCGGCCGCCAGCGTCGGGCGGGCGGTCCGGATGCCGAACACCCACAATGAATGGCATCTTCAGAGTTTCGACTTCCCGCACGGCACCTTCGACCTCTACATGGAAGTGCGCTGCGACAGCGCCAAACCGTCCGGCAACGCGATCCGGATCGGCACTTACGACTGGAACAGCCGGATCGAAGTGCCGAAGGATTTCCCGGCCGGAGACATCGCCGGCAAGGAGTACCGGACCGTCAAAGTCGGCCGGGTCGATTTGAAGGACAACATGTGTATTTTCATCGCGCCGATCATCAATCCGGCCGTTGAAAATATCTGGATCGACCGGCTCATCCTGGTGCCGGTCCAGCCCTAG
- a CDS encoding aldehyde dehydrogenase, with protein MEKISTIVAAQREFFASGRSRDLVYRRRTLKALQQTIRQNRARILHALASDLHKNDFEATLSEYLPILNCLKYTLRHLTRWARPKRVGLSSFNWPGKGRLLPEPYGTVLIGATWNYPFLLALEPLIGALAAGNTAIVKLSDQAPVTAHELERLLGECFEPGHVTVTVAPWDEVLAENYDYIFFTGGMTAGRLVLEKASRNLTPVTLELGGKSPCLVEPDADLKLAARRIVWGKFLNAGQTCVAPDYLLVHSSVKDELTRLLRRYVREFFGDNPQDSPDFSRIVNNSHYDRLCRLLGEGRLICGGEKEPDSLYIAPTIIDDIDWDNPLMAQEIFGPILPVLSYESLKEAVASINARPKPLTLYLFSRRRATRRFVASATSSGSLVVNDTVMQLVNPKLPFGGVGDSGMGAYHGKASFDTFSHIKSVMVKGAWFDWPLRYPPFTEWKSAILRLLAH; from the coding sequence ATGGAAAAAATCAGTACAATTGTTGCCGCCCAGCGGGAATTTTTTGCTTCCGGCCGCAGCCGCGACCTCGTCTATCGGCGCCGGACGCTGAAGGCGCTGCAGCAGACGATCCGGCAGAACCGGGCACGGATTCTGCATGCGTTGGCTTCCGATCTGCACAAAAATGATTTCGAAGCGACGCTGTCGGAATACCTGCCGATTCTGAACTGCCTGAAATATACGTTGCGGCATTTGACGCGTTGGGCCCGTCCGAAGCGGGTCGGACTTTCGTCGTTCAACTGGCCGGGCAAAGGGCGCCTGCTGCCGGAGCCTTACGGCACGGTCCTGATCGGCGCGACCTGGAATTATCCGTTTCTGCTGGCGCTGGAGCCGCTGATCGGCGCGCTGGCCGCCGGCAATACGGCGATCGTCAAATTGTCCGATCAGGCGCCGGTGACTGCGCATGAACTGGAACGGCTGCTCGGCGAGTGTTTCGAGCCCGGCCATGTGACGGTGACGGTGGCGCCGTGGGACGAGGTGCTGGCCGAAAACTACGATTATATTTTCTTTACCGGCGGCATGACGGCCGGCCGCCTGGTGCTGGAAAAGGCGTCGCGCAATTTGACCCCGGTCACCCTGGAGCTGGGCGGCAAAAGCCCGTGCCTGGTCGAACCGGATGCCGACTTGAAATTGGCGGCCCGGCGCATCGTCTGGGGCAAGTTCCTCAACGCCGGGCAGACTTGCGTTGCGCCGGATTACCTGCTGGTTCACAGTTCGGTCAAGGACGAGCTCACCCGGTTGCTGCGGCGGTATGTCCGGGAATTTTTCGGCGACAATCCGCAGGACAGTCCGGATTTCAGCCGGATCGTCAATAACAGCCATTATGACCGGCTGTGCCGGCTGCTCGGCGAAGGACGGTTGATCTGCGGCGGCGAAAAAGAGCCGGACAGCTTGTACATCGCGCCGACGATTATCGACGATATCGACTGGGACAATCCGCTGATGGCCCAGGAGATTTTCGGCCCGATCCTGCCGGTGTTGAGTTACGAATCATTGAAAGAGGCCGTGGCGTCGATCAATGCCCGTCCGAAGCCGTTGACGCTGTACTTGTTTTCGCGCCGCCGCGCCACCCGCCGGTTTGTCGCATCGGCGACCTCGTCCGGATCGCTGGTGGTCAACGATACGGTCATGCAGCTGGTCAATCCGAAGTTGCCGTTCGGCGGCGTCGGCGACAGCGGCATGGGCGCCTATCACGGCAAGGCGAGCTTCGATACCTTCAGCCATATCAAGTCGGTGATGGTCAAAGGGGCCTGGTTCGACTGGCCGTTGCGTTATCCGCCGTTTACCGAGTGGAAAAGTGCGATTCTGCGCCTGTTGGCGCACTGA
- the alr gene encoding alanine racemase, whose protein sequence is MFFDVDHESRVRLEIDMKALRENFRTVKQYVAPCKVIAILKANAYGLGVLPIARALKQAGADGFGVAELNEALQLVGLGLPIRILGNLLPAEVMPAVNAGLICPVNDLAMAELLSAEAVRQRRVVYGQLTIDSGMGRLGMLAGRARREIVAISRLPNLQLTGIYSHCSSAFDGQDPFTVGQVEKMKRLLEELALDGIGFEEIHMAASDALNNFAETRQPPFNCVRAGFNLYGYYDNDVRRSMRLQPVVALKTRLAAVRVLPEGYSVGYGRTCVLPRETRVGTIAAGYADGLPLALSNTGAVLVRGRLCPILGRLSMDYTTVDLSAVPEAEWGDEVTCIGRDGDRQITLEEWARLKGTHVYDLLCSFGTRCARIYVEK, encoded by the coding sequence ATGTTTTTCGACGTGGATCATGAGAGCCGGGTGCGGCTGGAGATCGATATGAAGGCGTTGCGGGAGAATTTCCGCACCGTCAAACAATACGTGGCGCCGTGCAAGGTCATCGCGATTCTGAAGGCCAACGCCTATGGGCTTGGCGTGCTGCCGATCGCCCGGGCGCTGAAACAGGCCGGCGCCGACGGGTTCGGAGTGGCGGAGCTAAATGAGGCGCTGCAACTGGTCGGACTGGGACTGCCGATCCGGATTCTCGGCAACCTGCTGCCGGCGGAAGTGATGCCGGCGGTGAACGCCGGCTTGATCTGTCCGGTCAACGATCTGGCGATGGCCGAGCTGTTGAGCGCCGAGGCGGTCCGGCAGCGCCGGGTCGTCTACGGCCAGTTGACGATCGACAGCGGCATGGGCCGGCTGGGAATGCTGGCCGGGCGGGCGCGCCGGGAAATTGTCGCGATCAGCCGGTTGCCCAATCTGCAGTTGACCGGAATCTATTCGCATTGTTCATCGGCGTTCGACGGGCAGGACCCGTTTACGGTCGGCCAGGTGGAGAAGATGAAACGGCTGCTGGAAGAGTTGGCGCTGGATGGCATCGGTTTCGAGGAGATCCATATGGCGGCCAGCGATGCCTTGAACAATTTCGCGGAAACCCGGCAGCCGCCGTTCAACTGCGTCCGGGCCGGTTTCAATCTGTACGGATATTATGACAACGATGTCCGGCGGTCGATGCGCCTGCAGCCGGTGGTCGCCCTGAAGACCCGGCTGGCGGCGGTCCGGGTGCTGCCGGAAGGATATTCGGTCGGTTACGGCCGGACTTGCGTTTTGCCGCGGGAAACCCGGGTCGGAACCATCGCTGCCGGGTATGCCGACGGGCTGCCGCTGGCGCTGTCGAATACCGGCGCCGTGCTGGTGCGCGGCAGGCTCTGCCCGATTCTCGGCCGGTTGTCGATGGATTATACGACGGTGGATTTGAGTGCGGTGCCGGAAGCGGAGTGGGGGGATGAAGTTACTTGCATCGGCCGGGACGGCGACCGGCAGATTACGTTGGAAGAGTGGGCGCGGCTCAAGGGAACGCATGTCTACGATTTGTTGTGTTCGTTCGGAACGCGCTGCGCCAGAATTTATGTGGAAAAATAG